A single Alosa sapidissima isolate fAloSap1 chromosome 17, fAloSap1.pri, whole genome shotgun sequence DNA region contains:
- the lrrc30a gene encoding leucine-rich repeat-containing protein 30a gives MGGKQSKKTAEEDMKRQARKNTGRVESLTSAERIRQHTTKQFGQVVLSLARRGMTEPPQELWELVELEKLNLSLNRLRAIPSAVSVLQNLVVLNLWGNQLASLPPEIGQLRKLRVLFAYRNHLTEVPEELGDCTKLEVLSLANNQISGLPASLSTLTNLRKLNLSHNRIVHVPGCVYAMKSLVFLHMACNQLENIADQIQALADLKIFIVEGNCLHALPRMICFLTRLELLNVDFNDIKDVPAELHQLKRLERLACHPLDKGLHIMHNPLQKGIKEVMEGGLTALYNYLKST, from the coding sequence ATGGGGGGCAAGCAGTCGAAGAAAACTGCCGAGGAGGATATGAAGAGGCAAGCGAGGAAGAACACGGGCCGTGTGGAGAGTCTCACGTCGGCCGAACGGATCCGCCAGCACACCACCAAGCAGTTCGGACAGGTGGTCCTCAGCCTGGCGCGTCGCGGCATGACCGAGCCTCCCCAGGAGCTCTGGGAGCTGGTGGAGCTGGAGAAgctcaacctgtcactcaacCGCCTCCGGGCGATACCCTCCGCCGTCTCCGTGCTGCAGAACCTGGTGGTGCTGAACCTGTGGGGCAATCAGCTGGCCAGCCTGCCGCCGGAGATTGGGCAGCTGCGGAAGCTCCGCGTGCTCTTCGCCTACCGCAACCACCTGACCGAGGTGCCCGAGGAGCTGGGCGACTGCACCAAGCTGGAGGTGCTCAGCCTGGCCAACAACCAGATCAGCGGCCTCCCCGCCAGCCTGTCGACGCTGACCAACCTACGCAAGCTCAACCTCAGCCACAACCGCATCGTGCACGTCCCCGGCTGCGTCTACGCCATGAAGAGCCTCGTCTTCCTCCACATGGCCTGCAACCAGCTGGAGAACATCGCTGACCAGATCCAGGCGCTGGCCGACCTCAAGATCTTCATCGTGGAGGGCAACTGCCTCCACGCCCTTCCCAGGATGATCTGCTTCCTCACGCGGCTCGAGCTGCTCAACGTGGACTTCAACGACATCAAGGACGTGCCTGCTGAGTTGCACCAGCTGAAGCGGCTGGAGAGACTGGCCTGCCACCCTCTGGACAAAGGCCTGCACATCATGCACAACCCCCTCCAGAAGGGTATCAAGGAGGTGATGGAAGGGGGGCTCACCGCCCTCTACAACTATCTCAAGTCTACGTAA